A portion of the Saimiri boliviensis isolate mSaiBol1 chromosome 1, mSaiBol1.pri, whole genome shotgun sequence genome contains these proteins:
- the GPR150 gene encoding putative G-protein coupled receptor 150: MEDLFRPSIPPPAPNLSVPILLGWGLNLTLGQGAPAPGPPSRRVRLVFLGVILVVAVAGNATVLCRLCGGGGPWAGPKRRKMDFLLVQLALADLYACGGTALSQLAWELLGEPRAGTGDLACRFLQLLQASGRGASAHLVVLIALERHRAMHRPHARPLPARALAALGWLLALLLALPPAFVVRGGSPSPLQPLPQPLPSPQPGTPPPARAWPGERRCRGIFASLPRWHLQVYALYESVAGFAAPVAVLGVACGHLLSVWWRRRPQAPAAAAPRSASPGQAPAPSALPRAKVQSLKMSLLLALLFVGCELPYFAARLANALSSGPAGDWEAEGLSAALRVVGIVNSALNPFVYLFFQAGDGRLRRRLWRHLGSLCCALQGGAEDEEGPRGHQALYRQRWPHPHYHHARRELLDDGGLRPPPPRPRPLPCSCESAF; the protein is encoded by the coding sequence ATGGAGGATCTCTTTAGACCCTCAATTCCGCCGCCGGCGCCCAACCTCTCCGTGCCCATCCTACTGGGCTGGGGTCTCAACCTGACTTTGGGGCAGGGAGCCCCCGCCCCGGGGCCGCCCAGCCGCCGCGTCCGCCTGGTGTTCCTGGGGGTCATCCTAGTGGTGGCGGTGGCGGGCAACGCCACTGTGCTGTGCCGCCTGTGCGGCGGCGGCGGGCCGTGGGCAGGCCCCAAGCGTCGCAAGATGGACTTCCTGCTGGTGCAGCTGGCCCTGGCGGACCTGTACGCTTGCGGGGGCACGGCGCTGTCGCAGCTGGCCTGGGAACTGCTGGGCGAGCCCCGAGCGGGCACGGGCGACCTGGCGTGCCGCTTCCTGCAGCTTCTGCAGGCTTCGGGGCGGGGCGCCTCGGCCCACCTCGTGGTGCTCATCGCCCTCGAGCGCCATCGCGCCATGCATCGACCGCACGCGCGGCCGCTGCCCGCGCGCGCCCTCGCCGCCCTGGGCTGGCTGTTAGCGCTGCTGCTGGCTCTGCCCCCGGCCTTCGTGGTGCGCGGGGGATCCCCCTCGCCGCTGCAGCCTCTGCCGCAGCCGCTGCCGTCCCCGCAACCCGGCACGCCCCCGCCCGCCCGCGCCTGGCCAGGGGAGCGTCGCTGCCGCGGCATCTTCGCGTCCCTGCCACGCTGGCACCTGCAGGTCTACGCGCTCTACGAGTCCGTCGCGGGCTTCGCAGCGCCTGTCGCGGTCCTGGGCGTCGCTTGCGGCCACCTACTCTCCGTCTGGTGGCGGCGCCGGCCGCAGGCCCCCGCAGCTGCAGCGCCCAGGTCGGCGAGTCCCGGCCAAGCCCCCGCGCCCAGCGCGCTGCCCCGCGCCAAGGTGCAGAGCCTGAAGATGAGCCTGCTGCTGGCGCTGCTGTTCGTGGGCTGCGAGCTGCCCTACTTCGCCGCCCGGCTGGCGAACGCTTTGTCGTCTGGGCCCGCGggagactgggaggcagagggcctGTCGGCGGCGCTGCGCGTCGTGGGGATCGTCAACAGCGCTCTCAATCCCTTCGTCTACCTCTTCTTCCAGGCGGGCGACGGCCGGCTCCGGCGACGACTGTGGAGGCACCTGGGCTCGCTCTGCTGCGCGCTGCAGGGAGGCGCGGAGGATGAGGAGGGGCCCAGGGGCCACCAGGCGCTCTACCGCCAACGCTGGCCCCACCCTCATTATCACCATGCTCGGCGGGAACTGCTAGACGACGGCGGCTTGCGCCCACCCCCTCCGCGCCCCAGACCTCTGCCCTGCTCCTGCGAAAGCGCCTTCTAG